A window from Nitrospira sp. encodes these proteins:
- a CDS encoding MotA/TolQ/ExbB proton channel family protein, giving the protein MFQSGPMALIGSLGVVSKVVLFLLLLLSVVSWAVIFLKLKVFKSADAEDRRFMTVLLKAKDVDEVVRHAQRSTGSPCAKIFHGVVDRLGTGREAQDGGGALPVDRHVMERTAQHIAQGQLSHLESYLPFLATTGNISPFVGLLGTVMGIIDSFREIGSQGTASIAAVAPGVSEALVATAAGLFTAIPAVIAYNYFLSRIRGTAFRMDTVTVELLTLMAPKAKPATIGTKG; this is encoded by the coding sequence ATGTTCCAGTCAGGTCCCATGGCTCTCATTGGATCACTGGGCGTGGTGTCGAAAGTCGTTCTCTTTCTTCTCCTCCTGCTGTCAGTCGTATCCTGGGCCGTGATTTTCCTCAAGTTGAAAGTCTTCAAATCCGCCGACGCAGAAGACCGGCGGTTCATGACTGTGCTGTTGAAAGCCAAGGATGTCGATGAAGTAGTGCGCCATGCCCAGCGTTCGACCGGCAGCCCGTGCGCCAAGATTTTTCATGGTGTGGTCGATCGGCTTGGAACAGGGCGCGAGGCTCAGGACGGTGGGGGCGCTCTTCCTGTAGACCGCCACGTCATGGAGCGCACCGCGCAACATATCGCACAGGGACAGCTCTCTCACCTTGAATCGTATCTTCCCTTTCTTGCCACGACGGGAAATATCAGCCCGTTCGTTGGATTGCTCGGGACGGTGATGGGGATTATCGATTCGTTTAGAGAAATCGGTTCGCAGGGGACGGCCAGTATTGCCGCGGTCGCGCCCGGCGTGTCCGAAGCCCTGGTGGCCACGGCGGCCGGACTGTTCACGGCGATTCCCGCGGTCATCGCCTACAACTACTTTCTGTCCCGTATCCGCGGGACCGCGTTCCGCATGGATACGGTGACGGTCGAGCTTCTGACGTTGATGGCACCGAAAGCTAAGCCGGCTACCATAGGGACGAAGGGATGA
- a CDS encoding biopolymer transporter ExbD, with the protein MILETRQRRFMAEINVIPLVDVVLVLLVIFMVTAPMLYRGMDIKLPVSASNTIKPEIRAVLTIEKDQRLYLDKDQVSAVQLERKLKLLKEEHADVSVYLRADRDVPYGVVIQVMDGVKKAGIEKLGMVTDPAGPERVTDVAIPRRNK; encoded by the coding sequence ATGATTCTCGAAACGCGCCAGCGCCGGTTCATGGCGGAAATCAACGTTATCCCCCTGGTCGATGTCGTGTTGGTGTTGCTGGTCATTTTCATGGTGACGGCGCCGATGCTCTACCGGGGCATGGATATCAAGTTGCCGGTGTCCGCGTCGAACACGATCAAGCCTGAAATTCGGGCGGTGCTGACGATCGAAAAGGATCAACGCCTGTATCTCGATAAGGATCAAGTGAGTGCCGTCCAATTAGAACGCAAGTTGAAGCTTCTCAAGGAAGAACACGCCGATGTCTCGGTCTATCTGCGGGCCGATCGCGACGTGCCCTATGGCGTGGTGATTCAGGTGATGGACGGGGTGAAGAAGGCCGGAATTGAGAAATTGGGGATGGTGACGGATCCTGCCGGCCCTGAACGGGTGACAGACGTGGCGATCCCGCGTCGAAATAAATAG
- a CDS encoding TonB family protein has product MVQVAAHSRAWLDEGLQGQLTSRLKRAVVWSVALHLGVFILITWVRLPQHGERPLASIEISLASLPTPPVRAAEPVKAVEPLKTPVKQVETPVPTPPVKAVPLAPPVVQREAAAPSKPAQNPMRDLLKDIELPPDAPKFGDYSPAEKLKKVQEPAVANVPKLKLPDVPVVSEAKVATKKPADTKPRPSLTDELNRELDEELNKIKKLELPKESKAAPAESQPTPAPQLEAKAPSVKAVDTTLKVPGMAPGSNVYLAQVRRKISSMWAAPPVDVTAQTYRVVVKFRLHRDGSVSGVVIEQSSGNEYFDLAGKRAVVTAHPLPMFPADLTESYFDAHFTFTVGEQNG; this is encoded by the coding sequence ATGGTACAGGTTGCAGCGCACTCTCGGGCCTGGCTGGATGAGGGACTGCAGGGCCAGTTGACCAGCCGCTTGAAGCGGGCGGTGGTGTGGTCCGTAGCGCTTCACCTCGGCGTCTTTATTCTCATCACCTGGGTGCGGTTACCGCAGCATGGCGAGCGGCCGTTGGCATCTATCGAGATTTCACTGGCCAGCCTGCCGACTCCTCCGGTCAGGGCGGCTGAGCCCGTTAAAGCGGTTGAGCCGCTCAAAACACCGGTGAAGCAGGTGGAGACTCCGGTGCCGACGCCTCCGGTGAAAGCCGTTCCATTGGCGCCGCCCGTAGTTCAGCGAGAAGCGGCTGCTCCTTCCAAGCCCGCGCAAAATCCGATGCGCGATCTCTTGAAGGATATTGAGTTGCCTCCGGACGCTCCGAAGTTTGGCGACTACAGTCCGGCCGAGAAGTTGAAAAAAGTTCAGGAGCCGGCGGTTGCGAATGTTCCCAAGCTGAAGTTGCCGGATGTTCCGGTGGTGTCCGAGGCGAAGGTCGCCACAAAGAAGCCTGCAGACACGAAGCCGCGGCCGTCTCTGACCGACGAACTCAATCGGGAGCTGGACGAAGAGCTCAATAAGATTAAAAAACTGGAGTTGCCGAAAGAATCCAAGGCGGCCCCCGCAGAGTCTCAGCCGACGCCGGCGCCTCAACTTGAAGCGAAGGCGCCGAGCGTGAAGGCGGTGGATACGACATTGAAGGTTCCCGGGATGGCTCCCGGGTCCAATGTCTACTTGGCGCAGGTTCGCCGGAAGATCAGCAGTATGTGGGCTGCGCCTCCGGTTGATGTGACGGCGCAGACCTACCGCGTGGTGGTGAAGTTTCGATTGCATCGGGATGGGAGTGTGAGCGGGGTGGTGATCGAGCAGTCGTCAGGAAACGAGTATTTCGATTTGGCAGGGAAGCGGGCGGTGGTGACGGCCCATCCGCTGCCGATGTTTCCCGCGGATCTCACGGAATCTTACTTCGATGCCCATTTCACGTTTACGGTGGGAGAACAAAACGGATAA
- the tolB gene encoding Tol-Pal system beta propeller repeat protein TolB, translated as MTFRTWCMLGCLVSVGLIGIIESGAADVFLEATRPDFQKIPLGVIGIQNVGGPEWLGGRLEEVLKADIRRSLVFSLVDLPSLGIKVRDVGTGPHPAFKQAKENGVSVLVWGKAGAKTGDKEADVSMDGFVYDGESDEIVGGKRYVGSSSVVRLMAHRFADELVFRYTGEPGIARTKIAYVSEQGTARELFVMDYDGYEPRQLTSDGFLNLMPRWSPDRRFLVFTAYRNRNTQDIDMIELATGKRWTIVSLAGLNITPALSPDGNFLAFASSHEGNSELYKLDTRTKAMQRMTTHASGDLSPSWAPSGRELAFASDRSGGPQIFLMSADGTNVRRLTFEGDYNAAPAWSPRGNWIAYVCRTPKKEYKLCLITPDGQKRVQLTAGPGVEDSPSWSPDGRHLVFSSTVDGKSQIYMINADGKDLERVTFTGTHNSAPAWSPAS; from the coding sequence ATGACATTCCGAACGTGGTGCATGCTGGGTTGCTTGGTGTCGGTCGGGCTCATCGGGATCATCGAGTCCGGTGCGGCCGATGTGTTTCTTGAAGCGACCAGACCCGACTTTCAAAAAATTCCGTTGGGCGTGATTGGGATCCAGAACGTGGGCGGTCCGGAGTGGCTGGGGGGACGGCTCGAAGAGGTGCTGAAGGCCGACATCCGGCGATCGCTCGTGTTTTCCCTCGTGGATCTCCCGAGTCTCGGGATCAAGGTGCGGGATGTAGGCACCGGCCCACATCCGGCGTTCAAGCAGGCCAAAGAAAATGGTGTCTCGGTGCTGGTCTGGGGGAAGGCTGGCGCGAAGACCGGGGACAAGGAAGCCGATGTCAGTATGGACGGATTCGTCTATGATGGCGAATCGGATGAGATTGTCGGCGGAAAGCGCTACGTCGGGTCTTCTTCGGTTGTCCGTCTGATGGCCCATCGCTTCGCGGATGAATTAGTGTTTCGATATACCGGCGAACCGGGTATTGCCCGCACGAAAATTGCTTATGTGTCCGAGCAGGGAACGGCGCGGGAGCTGTTTGTGATGGACTATGACGGGTATGAGCCACGCCAGCTGACCTCGGATGGCTTCTTGAATCTGATGCCGCGCTGGTCGCCCGATCGCCGCTTTCTGGTGTTTACGGCATATCGCAATCGCAACACGCAGGATATCGATATGATCGAATTAGCCACCGGAAAACGGTGGACGATTGTGTCGTTGGCTGGATTGAACATCACGCCGGCGCTGTCCCCCGATGGCAACTTCCTGGCATTCGCGTCGAGTCACGAGGGGAATTCAGAGTTGTACAAGCTGGATACCAGAACGAAGGCCATGCAGCGCATGACAACGCACGCATCAGGAGATCTCTCACCGTCCTGGGCTCCCTCAGGACGGGAACTTGCTTTTGCCTCGGATCGGAGTGGGGGCCCACAGATATTTCTCATGAGCGCCGATGGCACCAATGTTCGTCGCCTGACGTTTGAGGGGGACTACAATGCCGCACCGGCTTGGTCGCCGCGGGGAAACTGGATTGCGTATGTGTGCCGGACGCCCAAAAAAGAGTATAAGTTGTGCCTCATCACGCCGGACGGGCAGAAGCGTGTGCAACTCACGGCAGGGCCTGGAGTTGAGGATTCGCCATCCTGGTCTCCGGACGGCAGGCATCTCGTTTTTAGTTCGACCGTCGATGGGAAGAGCCAGATTTATATGATCAACGCAGACGGAAAAGATTTGGAGCGGGTCACATTTACTGGCACGCACAACAGTGCGCCGGCCTGGTCGCCGGCGTCGTAA
- the pal gene encoding peptidoglycan-associated lipoprotein Pal translates to MSATLSQWSIPMLAGLLLVTMPGCSKKSVQSGGDTQSSQAGMAKGTPGAGGTGGSTGSTGGGVSSNFPDTSLAGRDGSGGLRGLDKNPGEERVNGGTMMAKLDPSQSGRQMDEIRSEQAAADAAGLRDVFFGYDSFAISEEGRQALARNAEWIKANPGAQLKIEGHCDERGTSAYNLVLGEKRAKAARNYLVELGVSANRLGVVSYGKERPFCKEHSEACYAQNRRGHVVVKSGK, encoded by the coding sequence ATGAGCGCAACGTTGTCACAATGGTCGATTCCCATGCTGGCCGGTCTGTTACTGGTCACGATGCCGGGCTGCTCGAAGAAGTCCGTGCAATCAGGCGGGGACACCCAGTCCTCACAGGCCGGCATGGCCAAAGGAACTCCCGGTGCCGGCGGAACAGGCGGATCAACTGGATCAACCGGTGGCGGAGTCAGCTCCAATTTTCCTGACACCTCGCTGGCCGGTCGCGACGGATCAGGCGGGTTGCGCGGACTCGATAAGAATCCCGGCGAGGAGCGCGTGAACGGCGGGACAATGATGGCGAAGCTGGATCCTTCCCAGAGCGGCCGGCAGATGGATGAAATCCGGTCCGAGCAAGCCGCCGCGGATGCGGCTGGATTGCGAGATGTGTTCTTTGGCTATGATAGCTTTGCGATTTCAGAGGAAGGGCGGCAGGCTCTGGCCCGCAATGCGGAGTGGATCAAGGCGAACCCCGGGGCGCAGTTGAAAATCGAAGGACATTGCGACGAGCGCGGGACGTCCGCCTATAACCTGGTGCTGGGGGAAAAGCGCGCGAAGGCTGCCCGGAACTATTTGGTGGAGCTCGGCGTGAGCGCCAATCGTTTGGGCGTGGTGTCGTACGGGAAAGAGCGGCCGTTTTGCAAAGAGCACAGCGAAGCCTGCTATGCCCAGAATCGTCGCGGCCATGTGGTCGTGAAGTCCGGGAAGTAA
- the ybgF gene encoding tol-pal system protein YbgF encodes MAVVLVMLFTLLSGCVAQQADLKHTERALQQKIRQQDDQLSQTRARQSQEISNLREQDLPQLRGELEKARHQAEELQSRQEDLKHRSAQLELQTKKLEQLAAKLETDTNTRYVWLQKSLETQDAKVNARLDELSKTVSKATEDLKRDVLMAVKQSNEVLDRKVAERLDGQRRDLEASQQNLDQKVSQNLTQFNQSLTGFKTAFTSLNDRVTQDEQEARAISGKVDADNKAAVSHINESNRTMSGHLDGVNKSVASVVKTLESVSQKFTARFDEQDRRIDSLGRSLEQVSQKNAGRTQNSRQAQRSTLSPSMEAPAPERHAQEFESALSSHQAQSQQGSSEEGENLAAPVAAISAPVEAPVVAAAAPVDVAVDRGQYERVLALFREGDLEGARRGFSTFIANYPNSDLAPNARYWLGEAYYGSKDFKRAIDAYDKVESDYPRSEKVPAAILKKGYAYLALKDKKRASSAFKQVVTLYPRSPEAGKASDKLVQLKEGR; translated from the coding sequence GTGGCTGTCGTTCTAGTCATGCTCTTCACGCTGTTGTCCGGATGTGTGGCGCAGCAGGCCGATCTTAAGCACACCGAGCGGGCCCTGCAGCAGAAAATTAGGCAGCAGGACGATCAGCTCTCTCAGACGCGCGCGCGGCAGAGCCAGGAGATTTCCAATCTGCGGGAGCAGGATCTGCCGCAACTTCGTGGGGAACTCGAAAAAGCTCGTCACCAAGCGGAGGAGCTTCAGTCCAGGCAGGAAGATCTCAAGCATCGCTCGGCGCAGTTGGAACTGCAAACGAAGAAGCTGGAACAGCTGGCGGCCAAGCTAGAGACGGATACCAACACTCGCTATGTCTGGCTGCAAAAGAGTCTTGAGACGCAAGACGCCAAGGTGAATGCGCGCCTTGATGAGTTGTCCAAGACGGTGAGCAAAGCGACGGAGGATCTGAAGCGTGACGTGCTGATGGCCGTGAAGCAGAGCAATGAGGTGTTGGATCGGAAAGTGGCCGAACGGCTGGACGGACAGCGCAGAGACCTGGAGGCTAGTCAGCAAAATCTGGATCAGAAAGTGTCCCAGAACCTGACCCAGTTCAACCAATCGCTCACCGGATTCAAGACGGCGTTCACCAGCTTGAATGATCGTGTCACGCAGGATGAGCAAGAGGCGCGGGCGATCTCAGGGAAGGTCGATGCCGATAACAAGGCGGCGGTGTCCCACATTAACGAGTCCAATCGGACCATGAGCGGCCACCTCGATGGGGTCAACAAGAGCGTCGCGTCGGTGGTGAAGACGCTGGAATCCGTCAGCCAAAAATTCACGGCCCGGTTTGACGAGCAGGATCGACGCATCGATTCCTTAGGCCGGTCATTGGAGCAAGTAAGCCAAAAGAACGCAGGGCGGACGCAGAATTCCAGGCAGGCGCAGCGGTCGACCCTTTCTCCCTCAATGGAAGCCCCCGCGCCTGAGCGGCATGCGCAGGAGTTTGAGTCTGCTCTGTCCTCGCACCAGGCTCAGTCTCAGCAGGGCTCATCGGAGGAAGGGGAAAATTTAGCTGCTCCGGTGGCGGCGATCTCCGCTCCTGTGGAAGCCCCGGTTGTTGCGGCCGCGGCTCCAGTCGATGTTGCTGTAGACCGTGGACAATATGAACGGGTGTTGGCCCTCTTCCGCGAAGGCGATTTAGAGGGAGCGCGACGGGGGTTTTCGACGTTCATCGCCAACTATCCGAACTCGGACCTTGCTCCGAATGCCCGCTATTGGCTCGGAGAAGCCTACTACGGGTCCAAGGACTTCAAGCGTGCGATCGATGCCTATGACAAGGTCGAGTCCGATTATCCGAGAAGCGAGAAAGTGCCTGCCGCCATTCTGAAGAAGGGCTATGCCTATCTTGCCTTGAAGGATAAGAAACGGGCCTCGTCCGCTTTTAAACAAGTGGTCACGCTGTATCCGAGAAGTCCGGAAGCTGGAAAAGCATCTGACAAGCTGGTTCAGTTGAAGGAGGGTCGATAG
- the ybgF gene encoding tol-pal system protein YbgF, whose protein sequence is MQAYIVSYATAIGVAGSLLILPGCAKHADFVELRDQLSTVSRSQEQDHQRVDAVLRRLESVERVKDIESGKPRVDELAARLQKLESKLAKLEDGAGLASTRADVAASDAPKATKPSKPAAQGESASIVSGMPGITPTSAFNLAYNDFLNGKYDLAVSGFQRFTKDFPGTSLTPNAHYWLGESLYNQKDYARATTTFEYLVAEYPGNEKVSAALYKLGLATAEAGDLVKSRKYLKRVIEEFPASDEAKLAKNKLADIR, encoded by the coding sequence ATGCAAGCTTACATTGTCTCTTATGCGACGGCGATCGGAGTTGCGGGTTCGTTACTGATCTTGCCGGGGTGTGCCAAACATGCGGACTTTGTCGAGCTGCGGGATCAGCTCTCGACGGTGTCCCGCTCCCAGGAGCAGGATCATCAGCGGGTCGACGCGGTTTTGCGGCGCCTCGAATCGGTCGAACGTGTCAAGGATATTGAGTCGGGAAAGCCGCGGGTTGACGAGCTGGCGGCGCGCCTTCAAAAGCTGGAATCGAAGCTGGCCAAGCTTGAAGACGGAGCCGGACTCGCATCCACCCGGGCCGATGTTGCCGCGTCCGACGCGCCCAAAGCGACGAAGCCGAGCAAGCCCGCCGCGCAGGGCGAGAGTGCGTCTATTGTGTCTGGCATGCCTGGCATCACCCCGACATCCGCCTTCAATCTCGCGTACAACGATTTCCTGAACGGCAAGTACGATCTGGCGGTGTCGGGATTTCAGCGATTCACCAAAGATTTCCCCGGGACGTCATTGACGCCGAACGCGCATTACTGGTTGGGAGAGTCGCTCTATAATCAGAAAGACTACGCGCGCGCCACGACGACGTTCGAGTATCTCGTGGCAGAATATCCCGGGAACGAAAAAGTCTCTGCCGCACTGTACAAGCTGGGTTTGGCGACGGCGGAAGCCGGTGATTTGGTGAAGTCCAGGAAATATCTCAAGCGGGTGATTGAGGAGTTCCCTGCCTCGGATGAAGCCAAGCTCGCAAAGAATAAACTCGCCGACATTCGGTGA
- the mutL gene encoding DNA mismatch repair endonuclease MutL: MLTTSSSGKIRILPGDVVSRIAAGEVVERPAAVVKELIENSLDAQSQTISVEIKDGGLASIRVTDDGEGMSRADAPQAFERHATSKLRSDQDLWSIRTMGFRGEALPSIASVSNVRLVTAMQSDPVGTELQMRGGAAPQVLDAPPIVGTRIEVTDLFHNQPARKKFLKSVPTESSHITRVVQQAALAWPAVHFKLIGNGQETLNYPAVATDRDRIGQVYPRFMLDHPVPVEAGQPGAKLSGIIIDPNYAKASRIPQELFVNRRPVRSAAVSHAIVEGYGSFLPKGQQPQFVLFLEIDPDRVDVNVHPSKREVRFAEQEAIHQLVRRAVRQALSRNEPVAGESFVPREPDAPGVSKELARAWFPAQATAPSAGTGQASPQAAIGSIPASADQLTFVNEAAEPYVRVPSSEVVAFGQLHHTYLVVQVGGALTILDQHTTHERVLFERLYRAWVVRGMASQPLLIPEAVELSAPHAALLQRYQGELEKLGLELEPFGKSAVLVRSVPLGVGAINAPAFLQDLLEDLSLWGQASSLEARVRPVLASLACHSAVRAGRAMGLPEIQRLTEDWLAEGKIQTCPHGRRTVFQLTAEELEKLFGRVGW, encoded by the coding sequence GTGCTGACGACCAGTTCGAGCGGAAAAATTCGCATCTTGCCGGGAGACGTCGTGAGCCGGATCGCCGCCGGCGAAGTCGTCGAACGTCCTGCCGCCGTTGTCAAAGAGCTCATCGAAAACAGTCTGGATGCGCAGAGCCAGACCATTTCCGTCGAGATCAAGGACGGGGGTCTCGCGAGTATTCGCGTCACGGACGACGGCGAGGGCATGAGCCGGGCCGATGCGCCGCAAGCCTTCGAGCGTCATGCCACCAGCAAGCTGCGGTCCGATCAGGATCTGTGGTCCATCCGCACGATGGGATTCCGCGGGGAAGCGCTGCCCAGTATTGCCTCGGTCTCGAATGTGCGGCTCGTCACGGCCATGCAGTCGGATCCGGTGGGTACCGAGTTACAGATGCGGGGCGGAGCGGCCCCGCAGGTCCTAGATGCGCCTCCGATTGTCGGGACGCGCATCGAAGTCACCGATCTCTTCCACAATCAGCCGGCCCGGAAAAAGTTTCTCAAATCTGTCCCGACGGAATCATCGCACATCACACGCGTCGTACAGCAGGCGGCGCTCGCCTGGCCGGCCGTGCATTTCAAATTGATCGGTAATGGGCAGGAGACGTTGAACTATCCCGCGGTGGCGACGGACCGGGATCGTATCGGACAAGTGTATCCACGGTTCATGCTCGACCATCCCGTTCCGGTCGAGGCCGGACAACCGGGAGCGAAGCTCAGCGGCATCATCATCGACCCGAATTATGCGAAGGCGTCGCGCATCCCGCAAGAACTCTTCGTCAATCGCCGGCCGGTTCGGAGTGCCGCTGTGTCCCATGCGATAGTCGAAGGCTATGGTTCGTTCCTTCCCAAGGGACAGCAACCCCAGTTCGTCTTATTTCTTGAGATCGATCCGGATCGTGTGGATGTGAATGTGCATCCCTCGAAGCGAGAAGTTCGCTTTGCGGAGCAGGAAGCGATCCATCAGCTGGTCCGGCGCGCGGTGCGGCAGGCGCTCAGTCGAAACGAGCCGGTCGCCGGGGAGTCCTTCGTCCCGCGGGAGCCGGACGCCCCGGGTGTGAGTAAGGAGCTGGCGCGGGCGTGGTTTCCCGCTCAGGCCACGGCGCCTTCGGCGGGAACAGGCCAGGCAAGCCCTCAGGCGGCTATCGGCAGTATTCCAGCCTCAGCCGATCAGCTCACGTTTGTAAACGAAGCGGCTGAGCCGTATGTACGTGTGCCGTCGTCGGAGGTGGTGGCGTTCGGACAGCTTCACCACACGTATCTGGTGGTGCAGGTGGGCGGTGCGTTGACCATACTCGATCAGCATACGACTCATGAACGTGTCTTGTTTGAGCGATTGTATCGAGCCTGGGTCGTGCGCGGGATGGCCTCGCAGCCCCTGTTAATTCCGGAGGCTGTAGAGCTTTCGGCGCCTCATGCGGCGCTGCTGCAGCGCTATCAAGGCGAGCTGGAGAAGCTGGGCCTCGAACTCGAGCCGTTCGGCAAGTCGGCAGTCCTTGTGCGGAGCGTGCCGCTCGGGGTTGGCGCGATCAATGCTCCGGCTTTCTTGCAAGATTTGCTGGAAGATCTCAGTCTGTGGGGGCAAGCATCCAGTCTTGAAGCGCGCGTGCGTCCCGTGCTGGCCTCGTTGGCCTGCCACAGTGCGGTGCGGGCCGGCCGGGCGATGGGGCTTCCGGAGATCCAGCGGCTGACCGAGGATTGGCTCGCCGAGGGAAAGATTCAAACGTGCCCGCATGGACGGCGGACGGTCTTTCAACTGACTGCGGAAGAGCTTGAAAAGCTGTTTGGTCGGGTCGGGTGGTAG
- the miaA gene encoding tRNA (adenosine(37)-N6)-dimethylallyltransferase MiaA — MPTQSDMMADRIRRYRPLVVLLGPTATGKSAVGVQVARRYDTEILTADSRQVYRGMDIGTDKPSLEERQGIVHRLIDLVDPDEPYNAGRYQRDALGEIDRVIKEGRLPLVVGGTGLYIRTLIRGICDAPEADADIRRELMALVAAQGREGLYAELVRVDPVTAARLHPNDESKVIRALEVYRLAGCSLASLHAHHQSQAAAFPTLLIGLQRSKEQLHRRIEARIDWQLAHGMVEETRTLLARGYSRALGSMKGLGYRHLAAQLAGEYDATEMVRRFKQDTRQFAKRQMTWFRKEPGITWLMIDAEESTGHTADRVVELIEQFMASLGTRRAEPVS; from the coding sequence ATGCCTACTCAATCCGATATGATGGCCGACCGGATTCGCCGGTATCGCCCGCTCGTCGTCTTGCTGGGGCCTACGGCCACAGGGAAGAGCGCTGTCGGAGTCCAGGTAGCCCGGCGCTACGACACCGAGATCCTGACGGCCGATTCCCGCCAGGTCTATCGCGGGATGGATATCGGTACGGATAAGCCGTCCTTGGAAGAGCGGCAGGGTATTGTGCATCGGTTAATCGATCTGGTGGATCCCGATGAGCCCTATAACGCCGGGCGCTATCAGCGGGATGCTTTAGGAGAAATCGATCGGGTGATCAAGGAGGGTCGTCTTCCGTTGGTCGTCGGCGGAACCGGGCTCTATATCCGCACGTTGATTCGGGGAATCTGCGACGCGCCGGAGGCCGATGCGGACATTCGGCGGGAGCTCATGGCGTTGGTGGCCGCGCAGGGGCGCGAAGGTCTCTATGCCGAGCTTGTACGAGTGGATCCTGTCACCGCGGCACGGCTGCATCCCAACGATGAGTCGAAAGTGATTCGGGCGCTGGAGGTCTATCGCTTGGCCGGCTGTTCTCTCGCTTCTTTGCACGCACACCATCAATCGCAGGCAGCGGCGTTCCCCACATTGCTGATCGGGCTGCAGCGCTCCAAAGAGCAGCTCCATCGGCGGATCGAAGCCCGTATCGATTGGCAGTTGGCGCATGGCATGGTAGAAGAGACTCGGACGCTATTGGCTCGCGGGTATAGCCGTGCGCTGGGATCGATGAAGGGATTGGGATATCGGCATCTCGCCGCGCAACTTGCGGGCGAATATGATGCGACAGAAATGGTGCGACGGTTCAAGCAGGATACCAGGCAATTTGCGAAACGCCAGATGACCTGGTTTCGAAAGGAGCCGGGAATTACGTGGTTGATGATCGACGCAGAGGAGTCGACGGGTCACACCGCCGATCGGGTCGTTGAGCTGATTGAGCAATTCATGGCATCGCTAGGCACACGGCGTGCTGAACCTGTCTCGTGA
- the mtnP gene encoding S-methyl-5'-thioadenosine phosphorylase — MARKSNGSQASVGVIGGSGLYDIEGLKGVRDVRIRTPFGSPSDAIRVGQLDGVSIAFLSRHGRGHRLNPGEINYRANIYAMKSLGVQRIISVSAVGSMKELIEPGDVVIPDQFIDLTKRRASTFFEGGIVAHVAFGEPICASLAQALAVAGEGVGAHLHRGGTYLCMEGPQFSTKAESRLYRQWGVDVIGMTNMPEAKLAREAELCYATMALATDYDCWHETQEAVTVEAILATLHHNVALAKQMLKAVVPSVAEAPACPCHRALDNAIVTAPAGISAAVRKKFGILTRRVFGPKKGAR, encoded by the coding sequence ATGGCACGGAAGAGCAATGGGTCACAGGCTTCAGTAGGGGTGATCGGCGGGAGCGGGTTGTATGACATTGAAGGGCTGAAAGGTGTGCGCGATGTGCGGATCCGGACCCCGTTCGGCTCGCCGTCGGATGCGATCCGCGTGGGACAGTTGGATGGCGTGTCCATCGCGTTCCTTTCCCGGCACGGTCGAGGCCATCGATTGAATCCCGGAGAAATTAACTATCGCGCAAACATCTATGCGATGAAATCGTTGGGTGTGCAGCGAATCATTTCTGTCAGCGCGGTTGGGAGCATGAAGGAGCTGATTGAGCCCGGCGACGTGGTGATCCCTGATCAGTTCATTGATCTCACGAAGCGGCGCGCCTCCACGTTTTTTGAAGGAGGCATCGTGGCGCATGTCGCCTTCGGAGAACCGATTTGTGCGTCGCTGGCCCAGGCGCTGGCGGTTGCGGGTGAAGGGGTTGGCGCGCACCTTCATCGCGGCGGCACGTATCTGTGCATGGAGGGGCCGCAGTTTTCGACCAAAGCAGAGTCACGGCTGTATCGGCAATGGGGCGTAGATGTGATCGGGATGACCAATATGCCGGAGGCGAAGTTGGCGCGCGAAGCCGAGCTCTGTTACGCGACGATGGCGCTGGCCACGGACTATGATTGTTGGCATGAGACGCAGGAGGCTGTGACGGTGGAGGCGATTCTGGCCACGCTCCACCACAACGTGGCTTTGGCCAAGCAGATGCTCAAGGCCGTCGTGCCGTCTGTGGCCGAGGCTCCAGCCTGTCCCTGCCATCGGGCGCTGGATAATGCGATCGTGACTGCTCCAGCGGGCATCTCGGCCGCAGTCCGGAAGAAGTTCGGGATTCTTACGCGGCGTGTCTTCGGGCCAAAGAAAGGAGCGCGGTAA